A window of the Tripterygium wilfordii isolate XIE 37 chromosome 12, ASM1340144v1, whole genome shotgun sequence genome harbors these coding sequences:
- the LOC120010873 gene encoding VAN3-binding protein, with the protein MEQRRPNSVKTHRPDSFSGTGVPLPESPRVPMEFLSRSWSASALEISKALAPANNNSNTVSNSSCTTPCIPEGVTAEAEELPWTVAEKQFSFASSATSQLLLERIMSQSEVSPLTSGRLSHSSGPLNGGCLTGSESPPISPSEEFDDVVKFFRAHNSIHPLFNGARASSGNGASTPTGAKTVGRWLKDRKEKKKEETRAHNAQLHAMVSVAAVAASVAATAAATAASSSASGRNEQSSKTDMAVASAATLVAAQCVEAAEAMGAERENLASVVSSAVNVRSYDDIVTLTAAAATALRAAATLKARSLKDVLNVAAVMPTERVVGNEVCGKASSDEFVKGDNFLDACSQEFLARGTELLKRTRKGDLHWKVVSVYIHRTGQVMLKMKSKHVVGTFTKKKKNVVLEVYKDMPAWPGRHLFEGGEEFRYFGLKTVNRGIIEFECRNQKEHDIWAHGVLRLLSVVNQSKNRTKT; encoded by the exons ATGGAACAGAGACGTCCAAATTCAGTCAAGACTCACCGGCCGGACTCCTTCTCCGGCACTGGAGTCCCGCTTCCGGAGAGTCCAAGGGTGCCAATGGAGTTCCTTTCAAGGTCATGGAGCGCCTCAGCGCTTGAAATCTCAAAAGCTCTAGCTCCTGCTAACAACAACTCTAACACGGTCTCCAACTCCTCTTGTACCACTCCTTGTATACCCGAAGGAGTTACCGCCGAAGCAGAGGAGCTCCCTTGGACGGTGGCTGAGAAACAATTCTCCTTCGCTTCCTCCGCCACGTCTCAGCTTCTCCTCGAACGTATCATGTCACAGTCG GAGGTGTCGCCGTTAACGTCAGGGAGGCTTTCTCACAGTAGTGGGCCTTTAAACGGCGGTTGCTTGACGGGGTCAGAGAGCCCACCTATTTCACCCTCGGAGGAGTTCGACGACGTCGTTAAG TTTTTTCGCGCCCACAACAGCATACATCCTCTCTTTAATGGAGCTCGTGCTAGTTCCGGCAATGGAGCTAGCACACCAACTGGAGCAAAGACGGTTGGGCGGTGGTTGAAGGacagaaaagagaagaaaaaagaggagacCAGAGCTCACAATGCACAGCTCCATGCGATGGTCTCTGTTGCTGCTGTTGCCGCTTCTGTAGCTGCCACTGCAGCAGCCACAGCagcttcttcttctgcttctggAAGGAATGAGCAATCTTCCAAGACTGACATGGCTGTCGCATCTGCGGCTACCTTAGTAGCTGCTCAGTGTGTTGAGGCGGCTGAAGCTATGGGAGCTGAACGTGAGAATCTTGCTTCAGTGGTTAGCTCAGCTGTTAATGTTCGTTCTTATGATGATATTGTTACTCTCACTGCTGCAGCTGCTACAG CTCTACGTGCCGCGGCAACCTTGAAGGCTAGATCACTGAAAGATGTACTGAATGTTGCAGCAGTGATGCCAACAGAACGAGTGGTAGGAAATGAGGTATGTGGTAAAGCCAGCAGCGACGAATTTGTTAAGGGAGACAATTTTCTTGATGCCTGTAGTCAAGAATTTCTCGCTAGAGGTACTGAGCTTCTCAAACGCACTAGAAAAG GCGATCTTCACTGGAAAGTTGTCTCTGTTTACATTCACAGGACAGGCCAG GTAATGCTAAAAATGAAGAGCAAACATGTTGTGGGGACCTTcaccaagaagaaaaaga ATGTGGTGTTGGAGGTGTACAAAGACATGCCGGCATGGCCGGGGAGGCATTTGTTTGAGGGCGGAGAGGAGTTCCGTTACTTCGGACTGAAGACAGTAAATCGTGGCATCATAGAATTTGAGTGCAGGAACCAGAAAGAACATGATATCTGGGCACATGGAGTGTTGAGACTTCTCTCGGTGGTCAACCAGAGCAAGAACAGAACTAAAACCTGA
- the LOC120010874 gene encoding uncharacterized protein LOC120010874, whose product MRSAIMETLGPGNPSLLSVPAFHSVSSLGRKLLRLARELALLDFDDRKLILKKHNLGRNVPLKNPDRKVSSFATRPSQLKVNQELGFCIMELGLYLARACDRALGGHKLVQSLLDSGMTKGCLIHYHSILDGINLKQADSRKRIHQKTV is encoded by the exons ATGAGGAGCGCCATAATGGAAACCCTAGGGCCCGGGAACCCCAGTCTTCTGTCTGTACCGGCATTCCACAGTGTCTCTAGTCTTGGCAGGAAGCTCCTCCGGCTGGCTCGGGAGCTCGCGCTTCTAGATTTCGATGACCGCAAACTTATTCTCAAG AAGCACAACTTGGGGAGAAATGTTCCTTTGAAGAATCCGGACAGAAAGGTGTCTTCTTTTGCAACGCGGCCTAGTCAACTCAAAGTGAACCAG GAGCTTGGGTTTTGTATCATGGAGCTGGGGCTTTACCTTGCTAGAGCATGTGATAGGGCCCTTGGTGGGCACAAACTCGTGCAGAGCCTGCTGGATTCAGGGATGACAAAGGGCTGCCTTATACATTATCATTCAATTCTAGATGGCATTAATTTAAAGCAAGCTGACAGTAGAAAGAGGATCCACCAAAAGACAGTCTAA
- the LOC120011192 gene encoding ankyrin repeat-containing protein ITN1-like: MDTPAPAPVEDENISKTLFQFAMKREWDNVVELCKKQEGALDKQVTKSGDTALHIAVSDSREGVVKQLVGLIKKKSYPSDSLRNTNDEGNTVLHTAAKLGSVTMCKDIAKADATLVFTVNQEGETPLFLAAHHRNKEAFIWLYNFACREGEMTHIRTKDGDTILHSAINGEYFDIAFHIIALDKDLVNAHNKKGETPLHILARKPNVFQSYRHLRMWEKIIYNCTLVTQVKVNHRQHSKNPENRTVIPGNGMEQREGKKIDIESQKGSTNIIRNMSEKKEKHIRSVQVLDQLLEDADLDTYLSSGRHPEPESNDETTPYVSEVPPDHEVCMQESPSTAKQNTSNGKSTTGDDERGDGKETNKTDDMVTETPILVAAKNGITEIVDKILKKVPVAIHDVDTDRKNIALLAVENRQPDVYRLLLKSNILMKANVLGSVDKEGNSALHLAARLGERKPWHIPGAALQMQWEVKWYEVLTCSKIILHVVDRCNKYGKTPEDIFTKTHKDLVKDGGEWLNNTSQSCSVVAALVATVAFATSATVPGGIKDANGTPVLERQPAFKLFAVSSLVALCFSVTSVVMFLAILTSRRQPKDFGRDLPIKLLFGLTSLFVSIASILICFCAGHFFILRDELKHAALPVYAVTCLPVTFFAMAQFPLYLDLIWVTFKKVPQKISEQLFGIGTSYKGVFEIHLLKKKIILRPLISEYTIMTSLSSSLNT, from the exons ATGGATACACCTGCACCTGCACCAGTGGAAGATGAAAACATTTCAAAAACCTTGTTTCAATTTGCCATGAAGAGAGAATGGGACAATGTAGTTGAACTATGCAAGAAGCAGGAAGGGGCTCTCGACAAGCAGGTGACGAAGTCAGGCGACACTGCATTACACATTGCAGTCTCCGATAGCCGAGAAGGCGTAGTGAAGCAACTTGTGGGtctaattaagaaaaaaagttaCCCTTCTGATTCTctaagaaatacaaatgacGAAGGGAATACCGTACTCCATACAGCAGCAAAACTAGGAAGTGTAACGATGTGCAAAGACATTGCCAAAGCAGACGCAACGTTGGTGTTTACCGTTAATCAGGAAGGGGAAACCCCTCTCTTCTTGGCTGCACACCATCGCAACAAAGAAGCTTTTATCTGGCTCTATAATTTCGCTTGTCGGGAAGGCGAAATGACCCATATTAGAACGAAAGATGGCGACACCATCCTTCACTCTGCCATTAATGGAGAGTATTTCG ATATAGCATTCCATATAATTGCCTTGGATAAAGATCTTGTCAACGCTCACAATAAGAAAGGTGAAACCCCTCTTCATATTCTCGCAAGAAAGCCGAATGTCTTCCAGAGCTATCGCCATCTGAGAATGTGGGAGAAAATCATATACAATT GTACATTAGTTACTCAGGTTAAGGTGAACCATCGCCAACATTCGAAGAATCCAGAGAACAGAACag TAATTCCGGGAAATGGAATGGAGCAacgagaaggaaaaaaaatagatatagaGAGTCAGAAAG GATCGACCAATATAATAAGAAACATGagtgagaagaaagagaagcacATACGGTCTGTTCAGGTCTTGGATCAACTCCTAGAAGATGCAGACCTTGATACGTATTTGTCCAGCGGAAGGCATCCCGAGCCCGAGTCAAATGATGAGACAACGCCTTATGTCTCTGAAGTACCACCGGATCATGAAGTTTGCATGCAAGAAAGTCCATCAACTGCAAAACAGAACACAAGTAATGGAAAGAGTACTACTGGTGACGATGAAAGAGGAGACG GCAAAGAAACGAACAAAACTGATGACATGGTAACGGAAACACCTATATTGGTTGCAGCAAAAAATGGCATCACTGAAATAGTGGATAAAATCCTGAAAAAGGTTCCAGTGGCGATCCATGACGTGGATACAGATAGGAAAAATATAGCGCTATTGGCTGTAGAGAACAGACAACCTGATGTTTATAGGCTCCTTCTCAAAAGTAATATCTTGATGAAGGCCAATGTGTTAGGATCAGTGGATAAAGAAGGGAATAGTGCATTGCATCTTGCCGCAAGGCTAGGAGAACGCAAGCCTTGGCATATTCCAGGCGCCGCTTTACAAATGCAATGGGAAGTCAAGTGGTATGAGGTAC TTACGTGCTCCAAAATTATTCTGCACGTCGTGGATCGCTGCAACAAGTATGGGAAGACTCCTGAAGACATTTTCACTAAAACACACAAAGACCTTGTAAAAGATGGGGGTGAGTGGCTAAACAATACTTCTCAGTCATGCTCTGTCGTGGCTGCACTCGTAGCCACCGTTGCCTTTGCCACCTCGGCCACTGTCCCTGGTGGCATCAAGGACGCAAACGGCACGCCAGTCCTTGAAAGGCAGCCAGCTTTCAAATTGTTTGCTGTTTCCTCTCTTGTGGCCCTTTGCTTCTCGGTCACGTCTGTAGTCATGTTCCTTGCAATATTAACATCTCGGCGCCAACCGAAAGATTTTGGAAGAGATTTGCCAATAAAGCTTTTGTTTGGTTTAACATCGCTGTTTGTATCCATTGCTTCCATTCTGATATGCTTCTGTGCTGGGCACTTCTTCATCCTAAGAGATGAGCTCAAGCATGCAGCCCTCCCAGTGTATGCCGTCACATGTCTGCCTGTGACGTTCTTTGCCATGGCACAGTTTCCACTGTATTTAGATCTCATTTGGGTCACTTTTAAGAAGGTGCCACAAAAGATCAGTGAG CAACTCTT TGGTATCGGAACAAGTTACAAGGGTGTATTTGAGAtccatttattaaaaaagaaaataattttgagGCCTCTCATATCTGAGTATACGATCATGACAAGTCTATCATCATCGCTGAACACGTAA